Proteins encoded together in one Sinorhizobium meliloti window:
- a CDS encoding glutamate synthase subunit beta has protein sequence MGKVTGFLEIDRQVAKYQPASDRIRHFREFTIPMSDQEVQKQSARCMDCGIPYCHGPTGCPVHNQIPDWNDLVYNGNWDEAIRNLHSTNNFPEFTGRVCPAPCEEACTLNLEDVPVAIKTVEQAIADKAYEMGYIVPQPAVTKTGKKVAVIGSGPAGMAAAQQLARAGHEVHVYERESKPGGLLRYGIPDFKMEKNFIDRRVEQMRGEGVTFHCGVNVGVDIAVQKLADENDAVLYCGGSETPRDAGIPGVEFVGVHDAMPYLVQQNRRVGRENIDSVGWPSEPILAGGKHVVVVGGGDTASDCVGTAFRQGAVKVTQLDIRPQPPEKEDKLAVWPFWATKMRTSSSQAEGAVREFQVATLEFVGDEDGNLTGVKCCQVDERRKPIAGTEFIIKADLAFIAIGFRGPFADSVLKDLGDKLTVNTDRRGSTNVVANERDYRTSVDKLWAAGDIRRGQSLVVWAIREGRQAARAIDEALMGSTVLPR, from the coding sequence ATGGGCAAGGTTACTGGGTTTTTGGAGATCGACCGGCAGGTGGCGAAGTACCAGCCGGCATCCGACCGCATCCGCCATTTCCGCGAATTCACCATTCCGATGTCCGATCAGGAGGTGCAGAAGCAGTCCGCTCGCTGCATGGACTGCGGCATTCCCTATTGTCACGGGCCGACGGGGTGCCCGGTGCACAACCAGATCCCGGACTGGAACGACCTCGTCTATAACGGCAATTGGGACGAGGCGATCCGCAACCTGCACTCGACTAACAACTTCCCGGAATTCACCGGCCGCGTCTGCCCGGCGCCCTGCGAGGAGGCCTGCACGCTGAACCTCGAAGACGTGCCGGTGGCGATCAAGACGGTCGAGCAGGCGATTGCCGACAAGGCCTATGAGATGGGCTATATCGTGCCGCAGCCGGCCGTGACCAAGACCGGCAAGAAGGTTGCGGTCATCGGCTCCGGGCCGGCCGGCATGGCGGCTGCCCAGCAACTGGCGCGCGCCGGCCACGAGGTGCATGTCTACGAACGCGAGTCCAAGCCCGGCGGGCTGCTGCGCTACGGCATTCCCGATTTCAAGATGGAGAAGAACTTCATCGACCGTCGTGTCGAGCAGATGCGGGGCGAGGGCGTGACCTTCCATTGCGGCGTCAATGTCGGTGTCGATATCGCGGTGCAAAAGCTCGCCGATGAAAACGACGCCGTGCTCTATTGCGGCGGCTCCGAGACGCCGCGCGACGCCGGCATCCCCGGCGTGGAGTTCGTCGGCGTGCACGACGCCATGCCTTATCTGGTACAGCAGAACCGTCGCGTCGGCCGCGAGAACATCGACAGCGTGGGCTGGCCGTCCGAGCCGATCCTCGCCGGCGGCAAGCATGTCGTCGTCGTCGGCGGCGGCGACACGGCATCCGACTGTGTCGGTACCGCCTTCCGCCAGGGCGCCGTCAAGGTGACGCAGCTCGATATTCGTCCGCAACCGCCCGAGAAGGAAGACAAGCTTGCGGTCTGGCCCTTCTGGGCGACGAAGATGCGCACCTCCTCGAGCCAGGCCGAGGGTGCGGTTCGCGAGTTCCAGGTCGCGACGCTCGAGTTTGTCGGCGACGAGGACGGCAATCTCACCGGCGTCAAATGCTGTCAGGTCGACGAGCGCCGCAAGCCGATCGCCGGTACCGAGTTCATCATCAAGGCCGATCTGGCCTTCATCGCCATCGGTTTCCGCGGGCCCTTCGCCGACAGCGTCCTCAAGGATCTCGGCGACAAGCTGACGGTCAACACCGACCGCCGCGGTTCGACCAATGTCGTCGCCAACGAGCGCGACTACAGGACTTCGGTCGACAAATTGTGGGCGGCGGGCGACATTCGCCGCGGCCAGTCGCTCGTCGTATGGGCTATCCGCGAGGGCCGGCAGGCGGCGCGCGCGATCGACGAGGCGCTGATGGGCTCGACGGTGCTGCCGCGGTAG
- a CDS encoding low specificity L-threonine aldolase: MIFSSDNWAGAHPAIAESLVTNAQGYASAYGTSELDRKVEQRFSEIFEREVAVFFVGTGTAANSLALSSANRAGGIAFCHREAHVNVDECGAPEFFSHGARLCPVEGARGKMEPAKLEAEIRRFPKENVHGGQPMAVTVTQATESGTVYSLDQIETIASIARSHKIPLHMDGARFANALVSLGTTPAEMTWKRGVDLLSFGGTKNGCWCAEALVLFDLSKAQEMHFLRKRSAQLFSKSRFVAAQFDAYFAGDLWLDLARHANAMAQRLADGITASAGSRLAWAPDANEVFVVLKREAAGRLQRQGALFYDWEVPHDLEGNLAEDEGLYRLVTSFATRAEDVDRFVAAC; this comes from the coding sequence ATGATCTTCTCCTCCGACAACTGGGCCGGCGCCCATCCGGCAATCGCCGAAAGTCTGGTCACGAATGCGCAGGGCTATGCTTCCGCCTACGGCACGAGCGAGCTCGATCGGAAGGTGGAACAGCGCTTTTCGGAGATTTTCGAGAGGGAGGTCGCGGTATTCTTCGTGGGCACCGGAACCGCCGCAAACTCCCTTGCACTTTCGAGCGCCAATCGGGCGGGCGGAATCGCTTTCTGCCATCGCGAAGCGCATGTGAACGTCGACGAGTGCGGCGCGCCGGAGTTCTTTTCGCACGGCGCGAGGCTGTGCCCGGTCGAGGGCGCCCGCGGCAAGATGGAGCCGGCGAAGCTCGAGGCCGAAATACGGCGGTTTCCGAAGGAGAATGTCCATGGCGGTCAGCCGATGGCGGTGACGGTGACGCAGGCGACCGAGAGCGGCACCGTCTATTCGCTCGACCAGATCGAAACGATCGCCTCGATCGCCCGGTCTCATAAAATACCGCTGCACATGGATGGCGCTCGTTTCGCCAATGCCCTGGTCAGCCTTGGGACGACACCGGCCGAGATGACCTGGAAGCGTGGGGTCGATCTGCTCTCCTTCGGCGGAACGAAGAACGGCTGCTGGTGCGCCGAGGCGCTGGTGCTCTTCGACCTTTCGAAGGCGCAGGAGATGCACTTCCTGCGCAAGCGCTCGGCACAGCTCTTCTCCAAGTCGCGCTTCGTCGCCGCCCAGTTCGACGCCTATTTCGCCGGAGATCTCTGGCTCGATCTCGCGCGCCACGCCAACGCGATGGCGCAGCGCCTCGCCGACGGCATCACCGCTTCGGCCGGGAGCCGGCTCGCCTGGGCGCCCGATGCCAACGAGGTCTTCGTCGTGCTGAAGCGGGAGGCCGCCGGCCGGCTGCAGCGGCAGGGCGCCCTTTTCTACGATTGGGAAGTGCCGCACGATCTCGAAGGCAACCTCGCGGAAGACGAAGGGCTCTATCGCCTGGTCACCAGCTTCGCCACCCGCGCCGAGGACGTCGACCGCTTCGTCGCCGCCTGCTGA
- a CDS encoding bile acid:sodium symporter family protein, translated as MRRYLPDTFTILLMLTVALAALLPIDGAAAAWFAIATKLGVGLIFFLHGARLSREVVIAGFLHWRLHLAILFSTFALFPLIGLLVGFVPPWILPPSLYTGILFLCVLPSTVQSSIAFTSMAGGNVPAAVCAASASNILGVFLTPLLVGVIFSAGGHGGVSLDAIEQILLQLLAPFVAGQILQPWIGGWIRARKKLLAPVDRGSILMVVYLAFSQAVTAGLWQSFTLTDLTVLTVIEIALLALILAATTFGSRLFGFDRPDEIAITFCGSKKSLASGIPMASAIFAGQNIGMIVLPVMLFHQIQLMACAVIAQRYAAKAAELEGTAVPATPT; from the coding sequence ATGCGCCGTTATCTCCCCGACACCTTTACCATCCTCCTGATGCTGACAGTCGCTCTCGCAGCGCTCTTGCCCATCGACGGAGCCGCCGCGGCCTGGTTCGCCATCGCGACGAAGCTTGGCGTGGGCCTCATCTTCTTTCTCCACGGCGCACGGCTTTCGCGCGAGGTCGTCATTGCCGGTTTCCTGCATTGGCGGCTGCACCTGGCGATTCTCTTTTCGACTTTCGCCCTTTTCCCGCTCATCGGCCTCCTGGTCGGTTTCGTCCCGCCATGGATCCTGCCGCCGTCGCTCTATACCGGCATCCTTTTCCTCTGCGTTCTGCCTTCGACGGTACAGTCGTCGATCGCGTTCACGTCGATGGCCGGCGGCAATGTTCCGGCAGCCGTCTGCGCGGCGTCGGCATCCAACATCTTGGGCGTGTTCCTGACGCCGCTTCTCGTCGGCGTCATCTTCTCGGCCGGCGGACATGGCGGCGTATCGCTCGACGCGATCGAACAGATCCTCCTGCAGCTGCTTGCGCCCTTCGTCGCAGGCCAGATCCTGCAGCCCTGGATCGGCGGCTGGATTCGCGCCCGCAAGAAACTGCTCGCACCGGTCGACCGCGGTTCGATCCTGATGGTCGTCTATCTGGCTTTCAGCCAGGCCGTCACCGCCGGCCTCTGGCAGTCCTTCACCCTGACGGACCTCACCGTTTTGACGGTAATCGAGATTGCTCTCCTCGCTCTTATTCTGGCGGCCACCACATTCGGCAGCCGGCTCTTCGGTTTCGACCGCCCGGACGAAATCGCCATCACCTTCTGCGGATCGAAGAAGAGCCTGGCGAGCGGCATTCCGATGGCGAGCGCGATCTTCGCCGGACAGAACATCGGCATGATCGTCCTGCCGGTCATGCTGTTCCATCAGATCCAGTTGATGGCCTGTGCGGTCATTGCCCAGCGCTATGCCGCCAAGGCGGCAGAGCTCGAGGGAACCGCCGTCCCGGCTACGCCCACCTGA
- a CDS encoding helix-turn-helix transcriptional regulator — translation MFDELGTIRNQFTAHDTLDGRIDQVFEAMKAIGFEALIYDYTPVPRDLDGTIMVPSLLKLRNISEDMHDYWFDRGYFRIDPVQQVALRTSTPFFWNYDPDADTLIRRFMSDDTAPVARYLSERDMSTGVTVPVHMPRGDYATVTGVRFGGNRAFERHALRYIADFNLLAHVFHEAAYSLFDAQAFNAGTARLTERERECLRHSAEGHSAKEISRIIHRSVPTVVMHLNAAAKKLGAKNRTQAVVRATHYRLLEERPSYNL, via the coding sequence ATGTTTGACGAACTCGGGACGATCAGGAACCAGTTCACCGCGCACGACACGCTGGATGGCCGTATAGACCAGGTGTTCGAGGCGATGAAGGCGATCGGCTTCGAGGCGCTGATCTACGATTATACGCCGGTGCCCCGCGATCTCGACGGTACCATCATGGTCCCGTCGCTGCTGAAACTTCGCAACATCTCGGAGGATATGCACGACTACTGGTTCGATCGCGGCTATTTCCGCATCGATCCCGTGCAGCAGGTGGCGCTGCGCACGTCAACTCCGTTCTTTTGGAACTATGATCCCGATGCGGACACGCTGATCAGACGCTTCATGAGCGACGATACGGCGCCCGTCGCCCGCTATCTGAGCGAACGGGACATGTCGACCGGCGTCACCGTGCCGGTCCACATGCCGCGCGGCGACTATGCGACGGTCACGGGTGTGCGTTTCGGCGGCAACCGGGCATTCGAGCGGCATGCGCTGCGGTACATCGCCGATTTCAACCTGCTTGCCCATGTGTTTCACGAGGCGGCCTATTCGCTGTTCGACGCGCAGGCCTTCAACGCCGGCACCGCGAGGCTGACGGAGCGGGAGCGCGAATGCCTCCGCCATTCCGCCGAGGGTCACTCGGCCAAGGAAATTTCGCGCATCATCCACCGTTCTGTGCCGACCGTGGTCATGCATCTCAACGCCGCGGCCAAGAAACTCGGCGCTAAGAACCGTACCCAGGCGGTTGTCCGCGCCACGCACTACCGGCTGCTCGAAGAGCGCCCATCCTATAACTTGTGA
- the gltB gene encoding glutamate synthase large subunit — MTDHSPSRQIGLNLAQDAATAVKTPAFPSGLPRKQGLYDPRNEHDACGVGFVAHLKGEKSHQIVRDGLFMLENLTHRGAVGADPLMGDGAGILVQIPDRFFREEMAKQGVTLPKAGEYAVGYLFMPRDEKLIAHFKEVISEVVAEEGQIMLGFRDVPVDNSSLSKAPDIAATEPHHVQVFIGAGREAASSDEFERRLFTLRKVISNRIYAEADGGDLGFYIVSLSTTTIVYKGMFLAYQVGAYYKDLADERFQSAVALVHQRFSTNTFPSWKLAHPYRMVAHNGEINTLRGNVNWMAARQASVSSPLFGDDISKLWPISYEGQSDTACFDNALEFLVRGGYSLSHAVMMLIPEAWAGNQLMSPERKAFYEYHAALMEPWDGPAAVAFTDGRQIGATLDRNGLRPARYIVTSDDRVIMASEAGVLPVAEDKIVKKWRLQPGKMLLIDMEEGRIISDEEVKSSLAGKHPYRQWLDNTQLILEELKPVEPRALRRDVSLIDRQQAFGYTHEDTKLLMSPMATTGQEAIGSMGTDTPISAMSDKPKLLYTYFKQNFAQVTNPPIDPIREELVMSLVSFIGPRPNILDHEGMAHAKRLEVRQPILTNGDLEKIRSIGHTEDRFDTKTLDFTYDISRGAEGMLEMLDRLCERAEAAVKGGYNIIVLSDRQIGPDRVAIPALLATAAVHHHLIRKGLRTSVGLVVESGEPREIHHFCLLAGYGAEAINPYLAFDTLVDMHKRGEFPKEVDEKEVVYRYIKAVGKGILKVMSKMGISTYQSYCGAQIFDAVGLSSALVGKYFFGTATTIEGIGLEEIAAETVARHKAAFGSDPVLANTLDIGGEYAFRMRGESHAWTPDAIASLQHAVRGNAEDRYREFSATMNESASRMNTIRGLFTIKGAEAAGRKPIPIEEVEPAAEIVKRFSTGAMSFGSISREAHTTLAVAMNRIGGKSNTGEGGEESDRYLPLPDGSTNPERSAIKQIASGRFGVTTEYLVNADVLQIKVAQGAKPGEGGQLPGHKVDATVAKTRHSTPGVGLISPPPHHDIYSIEDLAQLIYDLKNVNPEADVSVKLVSEVGVGTVAAGVAKARADHITIAGFDGGTGASPLTSLKHAGSPWEIGLAETQQTLVLNGLRSRIALQVDGGLKTGRDVVIGALLGADEFGFATAPLIAAGCIMMRKCHLNTCPVGVATQDPVLRKRFKGTPEHVVNYFFFVAEEVREILASLGARKLDDIIGASDLLDRDRMIEHWKARGLDFSKIFHKVEAPKEATYWTERQNHPIDDILDRRLIEKAKLALETKVPVAFEAGIRNVDRSAGAMLSGALAKRWGHKGLKDDTIHVTLKGTAGQSFGAFLARGITFDLVGDGNDYVGKGLSGGRIIVRPPENARIVPHQSIIVGNTVLYGAISGECYFNGVAGERFAVRNSGAIAVVEGVGDHGCEYMTGGVVVVLGGTGRNFAAGMSGGVAYVLDEEGDFARRCNMAMVELQPVPEEDDMLEKLHHHGGDLMHKGMVDVSGDMTRHDEERLYQLISNHLHYTGSVRAKEILDRWADYRPKFRKVMPVEYRRALEDMERMKMAEAAE; from the coding sequence ATGACGGATCATTCGCCATCACGACAGATTGGGCTCAACCTCGCACAAGACGCTGCGACGGCTGTGAAAACGCCCGCATTCCCCTCCGGCCTGCCGCGAAAACAGGGGCTGTACGATCCACGGAACGAACATGACGCCTGCGGCGTCGGCTTCGTCGCCCATCTCAAGGGCGAGAAGTCGCATCAGATCGTGCGCGACGGCCTCTTCATGCTCGAAAACCTGACCCATCGCGGCGCGGTCGGTGCCGACCCGCTGATGGGCGACGGCGCGGGCATTCTGGTCCAGATCCCCGACCGCTTCTTCCGCGAGGAGATGGCGAAGCAGGGCGTGACCCTGCCGAAGGCGGGCGAATATGCCGTCGGCTATCTCTTCATGCCGCGCGATGAGAAGCTCATTGCCCATTTCAAGGAGGTGATCAGCGAAGTCGTGGCCGAGGAAGGGCAGATAATGCTCGGCTTCCGCGACGTGCCGGTCGATAATTCGTCTCTCTCAAAGGCGCCCGACATCGCCGCGACCGAGCCGCACCATGTCCAGGTGTTCATCGGCGCTGGCCGGGAGGCTGCGAGCAGCGATGAATTCGAACGGCGGCTGTTCACGCTTCGCAAGGTGATCTCCAACCGCATCTATGCGGAAGCCGATGGTGGCGATCTCGGCTTCTATATCGTGTCGCTGTCGACCACCACCATCGTCTACAAGGGCATGTTCCTCGCCTACCAGGTGGGTGCCTATTACAAGGACCTCGCCGACGAGCGCTTCCAGTCGGCCGTCGCACTCGTGCACCAGCGCTTCTCGACCAACACCTTCCCGTCCTGGAAGCTCGCGCATCCCTATCGGATGGTTGCGCATAACGGCGAGATCAACACGCTGCGCGGCAACGTCAACTGGATGGCCGCACGGCAGGCTTCCGTTTCCTCGCCGCTCTTCGGCGACGACATTTCCAAGCTCTGGCCGATCTCCTATGAAGGGCAGTCGGACACGGCCTGTTTCGATAATGCGCTCGAATTCCTCGTGCGCGGCGGTTATTCGCTCTCGCATGCCGTCATGATGCTGATCCCCGAGGCCTGGGCCGGCAACCAGCTCATGTCGCCTGAGCGCAAGGCCTTCTACGAATATCATGCGGCGCTGATGGAGCCGTGGGACGGACCGGCGGCGGTCGCCTTCACCGACGGCCGCCAGATCGGCGCCACGCTCGACCGCAACGGCCTGCGCCCGGCGCGCTACATCGTCACCAGCGACGACCGCGTCATCATGGCGTCGGAGGCCGGCGTGCTGCCGGTCGCCGAAGACAAGATCGTCAAGAAATGGCGGCTGCAGCCCGGCAAGATGCTGCTGATCGACATGGAAGAGGGGCGTATCATCTCCGACGAGGAGGTGAAGTCGTCGCTCGCCGGCAAGCATCCCTATCGCCAATGGCTCGACAACACCCAGTTGATCCTCGAAGAACTGAAGCCGGTCGAGCCGCGGGCGCTGCGGCGCGACGTGTCGCTGATCGACCGCCAGCAGGCCTTCGGTTACACCCATGAGGACACGAAGCTCCTGATGTCGCCGATGGCGACGACCGGTCAGGAGGCGATCGGATCCATGGGCACCGACACGCCGATCTCGGCCATGTCCGACAAGCCGAAGCTGCTCTACACCTATTTCAAGCAGAACTTCGCGCAGGTCACCAACCCGCCGATCGATCCGATCCGCGAGGAACTGGTGATGAGCCTCGTCTCCTTCATCGGCCCGCGCCCGAACATCCTCGACCACGAGGGCATGGCGCATGCGAAGCGGCTGGAAGTCCGCCAGCCGATCCTGACCAATGGCGACCTCGAGAAGATCCGCTCGATCGGCCACACCGAAGACCGCTTCGACACGAAGACGCTCGATTTCACCTATGACATTTCGCGCGGTGCCGAAGGCATGCTGGAAATGCTCGATCGTCTCTGCGAAAGGGCGGAAGCGGCAGTCAAGGGCGGCTACAACATCATCGTGCTTTCCGACCGGCAGATCGGTCCCGATCGCGTGGCGATTCCGGCGCTGCTCGCGACCGCGGCCGTCCATCACCACCTGATCCGCAAGGGTCTGCGCACCTCGGTCGGCCTCGTCGTCGAGTCGGGCGAACCGCGCGAAATTCATCATTTCTGCCTGCTCGCCGGCTACGGCGCGGAAGCGATCAACCCCTATCTCGCCTTCGACACGCTCGTCGACATGCACAAGCGCGGAGAGTTTCCGAAGGAAGTCGACGAGAAGGAAGTCGTCTACCGCTACATCAAGGCGGTCGGCAAAGGCATCCTCAAGGTCATGTCCAAAATGGGCATTTCCACCTACCAGTCCTATTGCGGCGCGCAGATATTCGACGCCGTCGGCCTTTCGTCCGCGCTGGTCGGCAAGTACTTCTTCGGTACTGCGACGACAATCGAAGGCATCGGCCTCGAGGAGATCGCTGCCGAAACCGTGGCGCGTCACAAGGCGGCCTTCGGAAGCGATCCGGTGCTTGCCAATACGCTCGACATCGGCGGCGAATATGCCTTCCGGATGCGCGGCGAAAGCCATGCCTGGACACCGGACGCCATCGCCTCGCTGCAGCATGCCGTGCGCGGCAACGCCGAGGACCGCTATCGCGAATTCTCGGCGACGATGAACGAGTCGGCGAGCCGCATGAACACGATCCGTGGGCTCTTCACGATAAAGGGGGCCGAGGCGGCCGGCCGCAAGCCGATCCCGATCGAGGAGGTCGAGCCGGCTGCGGAGATCGTCAAGCGCTTCTCGACGGGCGCCATGTCATTCGGCTCGATCAGCCGCGAGGCGCATACCACGCTCGCTGTCGCGATGAACCGGATCGGCGGCAAGTCCAACACCGGCGAAGGCGGCGAGGAGAGCGATCGCTACCTGCCGCTGCCGGACGGCTCGACGAACCCCGAGCGGTCGGCGATCAAGCAGATCGCCTCCGGCCGCTTCGGCGTCACCACCGAATATCTGGTCAATGCCGACGTTCTGCAGATCAAGGTGGCGCAGGGCGCAAAGCCCGGCGAAGGCGGCCAGCTGCCGGGTCACAAGGTAGATGCGACCGTCGCCAAGACGCGGCATTCGACCCCGGGTGTCGGCCTGATCTCGCCGCCGCCGCATCATGACATCTATTCGATCGAGGATCTGGCGCAGCTGATCTACGATCTGAAGAACGTCAACCCGGAAGCCGATGTCTCGGTCAAGCTGGTATCGGAAGTGGGTGTCGGCACCGTTGCGGCCGGCGTTGCCAAGGCACGCGCCGATCACATCACCATTGCCGGCTTCGACGGGGGCACCGGTGCTTCGCCGCTGACCTCGCTGAAGCATGCGGGTAGTCCGTGGGAGATCGGCCTTGCCGAAACGCAGCAGACGCTGGTGCTCAACGGTCTGCGCTCCCGCATCGCGCTGCAGGTCGATGGCGGCCTGAAGACCGGCCGTGACGTCGTCATCGGAGCGCTGCTCGGCGCCGATGAATTCGGCTTCGCGACCGCGCCGCTGATCGCGGCCGGCTGCATCATGATGCGCAAGTGTCACCTGAACACCTGTCCTGTCGGCGTCGCCACCCAGGATCCGGTGCTCCGGAAGCGCTTCAAGGGGACGCCGGAGCATGTCGTCAACTACTTCTTCTTCGTTGCGGAGGAAGTGCGCGAGATCCTCGCATCGCTTGGTGCCAGAAAGCTCGACGACATCATCGGAGCCTCGGATCTGCTCGACCGCGACCGGATGATCGAGCACTGGAAGGCGAGGGGCCTCGACTTCTCGAAGATCTTCCACAAGGTGGAGGCTCCGAAGGAAGCGACCTATTGGACGGAGCGCCAGAACCATCCGATCGACGACATTCTCGACCGCAGGCTGATCGAGAAGGCGAAGCTCGCGCTCGAGACCAAGGTGCCGGTCGCCTTCGAAGCCGGGATCAGGAACGTCGACCGTTCGGCCGGCGCCATGCTTTCGGGCGCGCTTGCCAAGCGCTGGGGCCACAAGGGGCTGAAGGACGATACGATCCACGTGACCCTCAAGGGCACGGCGGGCCAGTCCTTCGGCGCGTTCCTCGCCCGCGGCATCACCTTCGATCTCGTGGGAGACGGCAACGACTATGTCGGCAAGGGCCTCTCGGGCGGGCGCATCATCGTCCGGCCGCCGGAGAACGCTCGGATCGTGCCGCACCAGTCGATCATCGTCGGCAACACCGTGCTTTACGGCGCGATTTCCGGAGAGTGCTACTTCAACGGCGTCGCCGGTGAACGCTTTGCCGTGCGCAATTCCGGTGCGATCGCGGTCGTGGAAGGCGTCGGCGATCACGGCTGCGAATACATGACCGGCGGTGTCGTCGTCGTTCTCGGCGGCACGGGCCGCAACTTCGCGGCCGGCATGTCGGGCGGTGTCGCTTACGTGCTCGACGAGGAGGGCGACTTCGCCCGGCGCTGCAACATGGCCATGGTCGAACTCCAGCCGGTCCCGGAGGAGGATGACATGCTGGAGAAGCTGCATCACCACGGCGGCGACCTCATGCACAAGGGTATGGTGGACGTCTCGGGCGACATGACGCGCCACGACGAGGAGCGCCTCTACCAGCTCATCTCGAACCACCTGCACTATACGGGTTCGGTCCGCGCCAAGGAGATCCTCGATCGCTGGGCGGATTACCGGCCGAAGTTCCGCAAGGTGATGCCGGTAGAGTACCGCCGCGCGCTCGAGGACATGGAGCGCATGAAGATGGCTGAAGCGGCCGAGTAA
- a CDS encoding proline iminopeptidase-family hydrolase: MWRDIEPEARHEIEVDGYKVVAYSFGSGPETLFCLNGGPGLPCDYLREAHSCLIDKGYRVVAFDQLGTGASDRPTDPSLWTIGRYVEETETVRKALGLGKVHMLGHSWGGWLAIDYALTYPENLQTLILEDTVADMPHLVTELERLRAALGPETVAMMQKHEAQGTYDHPEYLAAITILNYRHVCRLPEWPAPVRRSLDDWNMGPYGTMQGPNEFLYIGNLKDWNRIPDLPGIKVPTLITTGEHDELTPACALKMKLAIPDAELRVFANASHMPFYENPADYYPALIDFLSRHRPN; the protein is encoded by the coding sequence ATGTGGCGTGATATCGAGCCGGAGGCGCGACACGAAATCGAAGTCGATGGCTACAAGGTGGTGGCCTACAGCTTCGGTTCGGGCCCGGAGACCTTGTTCTGCCTGAATGGCGGGCCGGGACTACCCTGTGACTATCTGCGCGAGGCCCATTCGTGCCTCATCGACAAGGGCTATCGCGTCGTCGCCTTCGATCAGCTCGGCACCGGCGCCTCCGACCGCCCGACTGATCCTTCGCTCTGGACGATCGGCCGATATGTCGAGGAAACCGAAACGGTTCGCAAGGCGCTGGGGCTCGGCAAGGTGCACATGCTCGGCCATTCCTGGGGCGGCTGGCTGGCGATCGACTACGCGCTGACATACCCGGAAAACCTGCAGACGCTGATCCTGGAGGATACGGTCGCCGACATGCCGCACCTCGTCACCGAGCTTGAGCGGCTGCGCGCCGCCCTCGGGCCGGAGACCGTCGCCATGATGCAGAAGCACGAGGCGCAGGGCACATACGATCATCCCGAATATTTGGCTGCCATCACCATCCTGAACTATCGCCATGTCTGCCGCCTGCCGGAATGGCCCGCACCGGTACGCCGGTCCCTGGACGACTGGAACATGGGTCCCTACGGCACGATGCAGGGCCCGAACGAGTTTCTCTATATCGGCAATCTCAAGGACTGGAACCGCATTCCCGACCTCCCCGGCATCAAGGTTCCGACGCTGATCACCACGGGAGAACACGACGAGCTCACGCCGGCCTGCGCGTTGAAGATGAAGCTCGCCATCCCGGATGCCGAGCTCAGGGTTTTTGCCAATGCAAGCCACATGCCGTTTTACGAGAACCCGGCGGACTATTATCCTGCGCTGATCGATTTCCTGTCGCGGCACAGGCCGAATTGA
- a CDS encoding proline iminopeptidase-family hydrolase, translated as MEMHVAAVASKEAFLPFREYQTWYRITGSLDSGKLPLVVAHGGPGCTHDYVDSFKGISAIDGRAVIHYDQLGNGNSTRLPDKGPDFWTPDLFLRELDALLKHLGIQDRYAFLGQSWGGMLGAEHAVLKPTGLKALVIANSPANMHTWVAEANRLRGELPKAVQDTLLRHEQAGTITDPEYIAASRVFYDRHVCRVTPWPAEVARTFAIMDEDNTVYRNMNGPTEFHVIGTMKDWTIEDRLMRIEAPTLLISGKYDEATPLVVKPYVDRVKGCEWVLFEHSSHMPHVEEKDLCLETVSRFLSSHDTDA; from the coding sequence ATGGAGATGCATGTGGCCGCCGTCGCGTCGAAGGAAGCCTTCCTGCCCTTTCGCGAGTACCAGACCTGGTATCGCATCACCGGTTCGCTCGACAGCGGCAAGCTGCCGCTGGTCGTTGCCCACGGCGGACCGGGCTGCACCCACGACTACGTCGATTCCTTCAAGGGGATCAGCGCGATCGACGGACGCGCGGTCATTCACTACGACCAGCTCGGCAACGGCAACTCCACGCGCCTTCCGGACAAGGGCCCGGATTTCTGGACACCTGACCTGTTCCTCAGGGAACTCGACGCGCTGCTGAAGCATCTGGGCATCCAGGATCGCTATGCCTTTCTCGGACAGTCCTGGGGCGGCATGCTGGGTGCGGAACACGCGGTTCTGAAGCCCACGGGTCTGAAGGCGCTCGTCATCGCCAATTCGCCGGCCAACATGCATACCTGGGTGGCGGAAGCCAATCGCCTGCGCGGCGAACTGCCGAAGGCGGTTCAGGATACGCTGCTCAGGCATGAGCAGGCGGGGACGATTACCGATCCGGAATACATCGCCGCCTCGCGCGTCTTCTACGACCGCCATGTCTGCCGCGTCACGCCGTGGCCTGCGGAAGTCGCGCGCACCTTTGCGATCATGGACGAGGACAATACGGTCTATCGCAACATGAACGGCCCGACCGAGTTCCACGTAATAGGCACGATGAAGGACTGGACGATCGAGGACCGGCTGATGCGGATCGAAGCGCCGACCCTTTTGATTTCCGGAAAATACGACGAGGCCACGCCGCTCGTCGTCAAGCCGTATGTGGATCGCGTGAAGGGCTGCGAATGGGTGCTGTTCGAGCATTCCAGCCACATGCCGCATGTGGAGGAGAAGGACTTGTGCCTGGAAACGGTCTCTCGTTTCCTGTCATCCCACGATACCGACGCTTGA